One genomic window of Candidatus Edwardsbacteria bacterium includes the following:
- the rimP gene encoding ribosome maturation factor RimP encodes MNDKISAEEIIAKIKELARPLADEMGLELVDVEYKAGGDFLRVFIDRPGQGVSMEDCSGLSRRISAELDASDPIMHPYNLEVSSPGLDRPLKRAEDFIRHAGRPAKVVISQPLNGQNTFIGHIGDVQNGMVKIVLKDQESVWLPLAQIRKARLEVELKKT; translated from the coding sequence GTGAATGATAAAATATCAGCCGAAGAGATCATCGCCAAAATAAAGGAGCTGGCCCGGCCCCTGGCCGACGAGATGGGGCTGGAGCTGGTGGACGTGGAATACAAGGCCGGCGGGGATTTTCTAAGAGTGTTCATAGACCGCCCCGGCCAGGGGGTCTCCATGGAGGATTGCAGCGGACTGTCGCGCCGGATCTCGGCCGAGCTGGATGCCAGCGATCCCATCATGCATCCCTATAATCTGGAGGTATCCTCCCCCGGTCTGGACCGGCCGCTGAAGAGGGCGGAGGATTTCATTCGCCATGCCGGCCGGCCGGCCAAGGTCGTCATCAGCCAGCCCCTGAACGGCCAGAACACCTTCATCGGGCACATCGGCGATGTCCAGAACGGAATGGTCAAGATCGTCCTGAAGGATCAGGAATCGGTCTGGCTGCCGCTGGCCCAGATAAGAAAAGCCCGGCTGGAAGTGGAATTGAAAAAGACCTGA
- a CDS encoding pyrimidine dimer DNA glycosylase/endonuclease V, whose amino-acid sequence MRLWSLHPKYLDRQGLLAVWREGLLAQKVLQGGTRGYNNHPQLQRFREQKDPLAAIGAYLFEVHEESAARGYRFDGRKISSKRKAPKIKVASGQVEYELRHLLKKLKKRDVRRYISLRSDKNIQTHILFKVIKGPVEGWERAKKSLHYISF is encoded by the coding sequence ATGCGCCTCTGGTCATTACATCCCAAATACCTGGACCGCCAAGGTCTTTTAGCCGTATGGCGCGAGGGGCTGCTGGCCCAGAAGGTCCTCCAGGGAGGGACCAGGGGCTACAATAACCATCCCCAGCTGCAGAGGTTCCGGGAACAAAAAGACCCGTTGGCGGCCATCGGTGCTTATCTGTTCGAGGTTCATGAAGAATCGGCGGCCAGGGGATACCGCTTCGACGGCAGAAAAATATCCTCGAAAAGGAAAGCGCCAAAAATAAAGGTCGCTTCGGGCCAGGTTGAATACGAACTCCGCCACCTGTTGAAGAAACTAAAGAAGCGGGATGTCCGGCGGTATATTTCATTACGCAGCGATAAAAATATCCAGACCCATATCCTTTTCAAAGTTATCAAAGGCCCGGTGGAGGGCTGGGAGAGGGCAAAAAAATCCTTGCATTATATCTCCTTTTAG
- the crtI gene encoding phytoene desaturase family protein, with the protein MPKKKIIIIGAGPGGLTAGMLLAHRGHQVEMYEKKEEVGGRNAPIKLGEFTFDTGPTFLMLLEVLEEIFKETGRKMEDCLELKKLEPLYRLRFDGKDDFFPSGDEDKMAGEIEKRFPGDGQNYLRFKKEEGKKFDRVYPCLKVPYGSFLSYLKPRFIKAIPRLDPFASVYDRLASYFKHEHLRIAMTFQAKYLGMSPWQCPATFTILSIIEHRFGIYHPIGGLNRISQAMAKAVIEDGGKIHLSTPVRRVIIENRVAVGILLENGQEVRGDAVIINPDFAWAMSHLIAPQDRRKYTDQKLRKMEYSCSTFMLYLGLDKLYDIPHHNVIFAEDYRDNVEDIVHRQALSSDPSVYIQNASITDPTLAPKGKSALYVLVPVTNQTSGIDWQKERRAFRDRVIGIIMKKTELKDLDQHIEVEKIITPADWQQEYGIYNGATFNLSHKISQMLSFRPHNKFEEFDNCYLVGGGTHPGSGLPTIYQSGRIAAELINTSK; encoded by the coding sequence ATGCCGAAGAAAAAGATCATCATCATCGGGGCCGGGCCGGGCGGACTGACCGCCGGGATGCTGCTGGCCCACCGGGGACACCAGGTGGAGATGTACGAAAAGAAGGAGGAGGTGGGCGGGCGCAACGCCCCCATCAAGCTGGGCGAATTCACTTTTGACACCGGGCCGACCTTTCTGATGCTGCTGGAGGTGCTGGAGGAGATCTTCAAGGAGACCGGTCGAAAGATGGAGGATTGTCTGGAACTGAAGAAATTGGAGCCGTTGTACCGCCTGCGCTTCGACGGCAAGGATGATTTTTTCCCATCCGGGGACGAGGATAAGATGGCCGGGGAGATCGAAAAAAGGTTCCCCGGCGACGGCCAAAATTATCTGAGATTCAAAAAGGAGGAGGGCAAAAAATTCGACCGGGTCTATCCCTGCCTAAAGGTGCCTTACGGCAGTTTCCTCTCCTATCTCAAGCCCCGCTTCATCAAGGCCATCCCCCGGCTGGACCCCTTTGCTTCGGTCTATGACCGGCTGGCCAGCTATTTCAAACACGAGCACCTGCGGATAGCCATGACCTTCCAGGCCAAGTACCTGGGCATGTCGCCCTGGCAGTGCCCGGCCACCTTCACCATACTTTCCATCATCGAGCACCGCTTCGGCATCTACCATCCCATCGGAGGGCTGAACAGGATATCCCAGGCCATGGCCAAGGCCGTTATCGAAGACGGGGGAAAGATCCACCTGAGCACTCCGGTCAGGCGGGTCATTATAGAGAACCGGGTGGCCGTGGGAATACTTCTGGAGAACGGACAGGAGGTGCGGGGCGATGCGGTGATCATCAACCCGGATTTCGCCTGGGCCATGAGCCATCTTATAGCACCTCAGGACCGCAGAAAGTACACCGACCAAAAGCTCAGAAAAATGGAATATTCCTGTTCCACCTTCATGCTCTACCTGGGACTGGACAAGCTGTATGACATTCCGCACCATAACGTGATCTTCGCCGAGGATTACCGGGACAACGTGGAGGACATCGTCCACCGCCAGGCTCTGTCCAGCGATCCCTCGGTCTATATCCAGAATGCCAGCATCACCGATCCCACCCTGGCTCCCAAGGGCAAATCCGCCCTTTACGTGCTGGTGCCGGTGACCAACCAGACCTCTGGCATTGACTGGCAGAAGGAACGCAGGGCCTTCAGGGACCGGGTGATCGGTATCATCATGAAAAAGACCGAGCTTAAGGATCTGGATCAGCATATCGAGGTCGAGAAGATCATCACCCCGGCCGATTGGCAGCAGGAGTACGGGATATACAACGGGGCCACCTTCAACCTGAGCCATAAGATCAGCCAGATGCTGTCCTTCCGCCCCCATAATAAATTCGAGGAATTTGATAACTGCTACCTGGTGGGCGGAGGAACCCATCCCGGCTCTGGTCTGCCCACCATCTACCAGTCGGGACGGATCGCGGCCGAGCTGATAAACACGTCGAAATAG
- a CDS encoding AarF/ABC1/UbiB kinase family protein, which translates to MNWFGFIKLMRDIYGPGLPDLEKIQKKGLLAVKIGQTFALRIDFLDEAKCRHLAALYRQNIRIPAEDFHRLLLNHTDIKWRGSFRLIDEHPIASASVGQVHRAELRDGRVVAVKLIKGDFKQSFVRDVESVRSLMRAAVFFYPKLARVADPVGILSHIEEYTLSELNLENEVRHGQVLRDIYKANRERFDLSRLAFPEIMHELSSTNVLVSEYIEGKTFDELLDEGKLEYSQLLNLFHIHGFYMFGVGTFHGDIHPGNIILKDGKLYFIDTGAISRAGEKIRRGLFGFFEALSYYDYGRCAEWLNKMADREITGKPYHAYRERFLTLYSDFTDSTVGQVSLTRKMMETIKLGVNSGMVFEPGMYPIIKSLMYLDGMVLKCKPDAILMRDMREFIEEFRKMV; encoded by the coding sequence ATGAACTGGTTTGGGTTCATAAAATTGATGCGGGACATCTACGGCCCCGGCCTGCCCGACCTGGAAAAGATCCAGAAAAAGGGGCTGCTGGCGGTGAAAATAGGCCAGACCTTCGCCCTGCGGATAGATTTCCTGGACGAAGCAAAATGCCGCCACCTGGCGGCACTTTACCGCCAGAACATCCGGATTCCAGCCGAGGATTTTCACCGCCTGCTATTGAATCATACCGACATCAAATGGCGCGGTAGTTTCCGTTTGATAGACGAGCACCCCATCGCCTCTGCCTCGGTGGGCCAGGTCCACCGGGCCGAGCTCAGGGATGGACGGGTCGTGGCGGTAAAGCTGATCAAAGGGGATTTCAAGCAGAGTTTCGTCCGCGATGTGGAAAGCGTAAGGTCTTTGATGCGAGCGGCCGTGTTCTTCTATCCCAAACTGGCCAGAGTGGCCGACCCGGTGGGCATCCTGTCCCACATCGAAGAATACACCTTAAGCGAACTGAACCTGGAGAACGAGGTGCGCCACGGGCAGGTGCTGCGGGATATCTATAAGGCTAACAGGGAGCGCTTTGACCTCTCCAGACTGGCCTTTCCCGAAATCATGCACGAGTTGTCCAGCACCAACGTTCTGGTTTCGGAATACATCGAGGGCAAGACTTTCGATGAATTGCTGGACGAAGGGAAGCTGGAGTATTCTCAACTGTTGAATTTATTCCATATCCATGGCTTCTATATGTTCGGGGTTGGCACCTTTCACGGGGACATTCACCCCGGAAATATCATACTGAAGGATGGAAAACTTTATTTTATTGATACCGGGGCCATCAGCCGGGCCGGGGAAAAGATCCGCCGGGGGCTTTTCGGCTTTTTCGAAGCGTTGAGTTATTACGATTATGGCCGGTGCGCTGAATGGCTGAATAAAATGGCCGACAGGGAGATCACTGGCAAGCCATACCATGCCTACCGGGAAAGGTTTTTGACGCTTTATTCCGATTTTACCGACAGCACGGTGGGCCAGGTCAGCCTGACCCGCAAAATGATGGAGACCATCAAGCTGGGGGTCAATTCCGGGATGGTGTTCGAGCCGGGGATGTATCCCATAATCAAGAGCCTGATGTATCTGGATGGAATGGTGCTTAAATGCAAGCCCGATGCGATTCTGATGAGAGATATGAGGGAATTCATCGAGGAATTCAGAAAGATGGTCTGA
- the radC gene encoding DNA repair protein RadC encodes MDNRELTAGHRQRLKEKFRKTGGEGLHDYELLELLLTYALPRRDLKPLAKELIKHFGSLAKVLDASLVELGNFKGIKQGPGILIKLSKALTEYYMTNEMSSRDVLSSPQAVLNFARAKLAGLPHEAFLCLYLNAKNEFIKDSIISQGTVDKAAVYPRRVIKEALDCHAAGLILMHNHPSGHCQPSPEDKALTDSIVSVAKAMDIRLLDHIIVGRLGHYSFAENNLI; translated from the coding sequence ATGGATAACAGGGAACTAACTGCCGGCCACCGTCAGAGGCTGAAGGAAAAATTCCGCAAAACAGGCGGAGAGGGATTGCACGATTATGAACTGCTGGAGTTGCTGCTGACCTATGCCCTGCCCCGGCGCGATCTGAAACCCCTGGCCAAGGAGTTGATCAAGCATTTCGGCAGCCTGGCCAAGGTGCTGGACGCTTCGCTTGTGGAGCTGGGAAATTTCAAGGGGATCAAGCAAGGCCCGGGCATACTTATCAAGCTAAGCAAGGCGCTGACCGAGTATTATATGACCAACGAGATGTCATCAAGGGACGTGCTCTCATCTCCCCAGGCGGTGCTTAATTTTGCCAGGGCCAAGCTGGCCGGTCTGCCCCACGAGGCCTTTTTATGCCTCTATCTCAACGCCAAGAACGAGTTCATCAAGGACAGCATTATCAGCCAGGGAACGGTGGACAAGGCCGCGGTCTATCCCCGGCGGGTCATCAAGGAAGCTTTGGACTGCCATGCCGCCGGACTGATCCTGATGCACAACCACCCCAGCGGGCATTGCCAGCCGTCGCCGGAGGACAAGGCCCTGACCGATTCCATCGTCAGCGTGGCCAAGGCCATGGATATCCGGCTGCTGGATCATATCATAGTGGGAAGGCTGGGGCATTACAGCTTTGCCGAGAATAATTTGATATAG
- a CDS encoding response regulator, protein MENYTILVVEDEANMARLLEFQLRKAGYQVIQARDGQDGLQVAREKPVDLILTDIMMPMMDGYELCRAIKKSPDLKHLPVLMLSAKIDRASIIHGYAVGAARYLTKPLKREELYKGIDLRLKYASKARSMLARKAKEWSGKLSVVNIFKLLELFSVGGWTGRIEIINIEGQHGCLHLNQGAIEHCSLEGQINMFNIFVVLSWEQGSFEATRY, encoded by the coding sequence ATGGAAAACTACACCATTCTGGTGGTGGAGGATGAGGCCAACATGGCCCGGCTGCTGGAATTTCAACTGCGGAAGGCCGGCTATCAGGTGATCCAGGCCCGCGACGGCCAGGACGGCCTGCAGGTGGCCCGGGAGAAACCGGTGGACCTGATCCTGACCGACATCATGATGCCCATGATGGACGGCTACGAACTGTGCCGGGCCATCAAGAAAAGCCCCGACCTGAAGCACCTCCCGGTGCTGATGCTCTCGGCCAAGATAGACCGGGCCAGCATCATCCATGGTTATGCGGTGGGCGCCGCCCGTTATCTGACCAAGCCCCTCAAGCGGGAGGAGCTTTACAAGGGCATCGACCTGCGGCTGAAATACGCCTCCAAGGCCCGGTCCATGCTGGCCCGCAAAGCCAAGGAGTGGTCCGGCAAACTGTCGGTGGTCAACATATTCAAACTGCTGGAATTGTTCTCCGTCGGAGGCTGGACCGGCCGCATAGAAATAATCAATATCGAAGGACAGCACGGCTGCCTGCACCTGAACCAGGGGGCCATCGAGCACTGCAGCCTGGAGGGGCAGATCAATATGTTCAACATATTCGTGGTGCTGTCGTGGGAGCAGGGCTCCTTTGAGGCCACCCGCTATTGA
- a CDS encoding DNA alkylation repair protein: protein MKRLVTGMRKELKAGSDERYRRAIQAFFKEGIKLYGVRTPAVRKISQKYYAAIKDRPRDDIFKLCGHLLGSGLSEERTIAFDWAYRSRKRYQPGDFSRYEKWLKKYAPDWGGVDDLCTHALGYFLYHHPEYAPRVLKWAGSPKWWMRRASGVALIYGLRRGVFLKEAFKTADILLPDKADLVQKGYGWMLKVAGDYHQREVFGYVIENKKEMPRTALRYAIEKFPEGLRQKALAR, encoded by the coding sequence ATGAAAAGACTGGTAACGGGGATGCGAAAGGAACTGAAAGCCGGCAGCGATGAAAGATACCGCCGGGCGATCCAGGCCTTTTTCAAGGAGGGGATCAAACTTTACGGGGTCAGGACCCCGGCGGTCCGAAAGATCTCCCAAAAATATTACGCCGCCATCAAGGACCGGCCCAGGGACGATATTTTCAAACTATGCGGCCACCTGCTGGGATCCGGCCTCAGCGAGGAGCGGACCATTGCCTTCGACTGGGCTTACCGATCAAGGAAGAGATACCAGCCCGGCGATTTCTCCCGGTACGAAAAATGGCTAAAAAAATACGCCCCGGATTGGGGCGGGGTGGACGATCTCTGTACCCATGCCTTGGGATATTTTCTATATCATCATCCGGAGTATGCCCCCCGGGTCCTAAAGTGGGCCGGATCGCCCAAGTGGTGGATGCGCCGGGCCTCGGGCGTGGCTCTGATCTACGGTTTGCGCCGGGGAGTTTTCCTTAAAGAGGCCTTCAAGACGGCTGACATCCTTTTGCCGGATAAAGCGGATCTGGTGCAGAAGGGCTACGGCTGGATGCTGAAGGTGGCCGGGGATTATCACCAACGCGAGGTCTTTGGCTACGTGATCGAGAATAAAAAGGAAATGCCGCGGACGGCATTGAGGTACGCCATAGAAAAATTTCCCGAGGGCTTAAGACAGAAAGCCCTGGCAAGGTAA
- a CDS encoding MGMT family protein yields MTFSSQIISVIKRIPCGKVATYGQIAALAGNPRGARAVIWLLHSSSGKEKLPWHRVINGQGMISLKPGQGCEEQRARLESEGVEFDLYGRVDLERHRWQA; encoded by the coding sequence ATGACATTCTCCTCCCAAATAATCTCCGTCATCAAACGCATCCCGTGCGGCAAGGTGGCCACCTACGGGCAGATCGCAGCCCTGGCCGGCAACCCCCGGGGGGCAAGGGCGGTGATCTGGCTGCTCCATTCCAGCTCGGGCAAGGAAAAGCTTCCCTGGCACCGGGTGATAAACGGCCAGGGGATGATCTCATTAAAGCCCGGCCAGGGCTGCGAGGAACAGCGGGCCAGGCTGGAGAGCGAAGGGGTGGAGTTCGATCTTTACGGCCGGGTGGACCTGGAAAGGCACCGGTGGCAGGCGTGA
- a CDS encoding slipin family protein, with amino-acid sequence MTGTIVLIIFILFILLNTFKILREYERGVVFRLGRYVGTRGPGLIILIPLFEKMVKVTLRTIALDVPAQEVITKDNVSVKVNAVMYFQVFMPDKAIIAVEDYMYATSQMGQTTLRSILGEHELDDLLSNREKINQTLQKVIDERTDPWGIKVSAVEVKDVDLPEGMRRAMAKQAEAERERRAKVIHADGEFQASSKLRDAATVMATEPVTVQLRYLQTLTEIAVEKNSTIIFPLPIEFMKYFTQIIDRNAKKD; translated from the coding sequence ATGACCGGTACCATAGTTCTGATCATCTTTATCCTGTTCATCCTGCTCAACACCTTCAAGATCCTGCGGGAATACGAGCGGGGCGTGGTCTTCCGGCTGGGCCGCTACGTGGGCACCCGGGGTCCGGGACTGATCATCCTGATCCCGCTGTTCGAAAAGATGGTCAAGGTCACCCTGCGCACCATCGCCCTGGACGTGCCGGCCCAGGAGGTGATCACCAAGGACAACGTCTCGGTTAAGGTCAACGCCGTGATGTACTTCCAGGTGTTCATGCCGGACAAGGCCATCATTGCAGTGGAGGACTACATGTACGCCACCAGCCAGATGGGCCAGACCACCCTGCGCTCCATCCTGGGCGAACACGAGCTGGACGACCTGCTCTCCAACCGGGAGAAGATCAACCAGACCCTGCAGAAGGTGATCGACGAGCGGACCGACCCCTGGGGCATCAAAGTGTCAGCGGTGGAGGTCAAGGATGTGGACCTGCCGGAGGGCATGAGGCGGGCCATGGCCAAGCAGGCCGAAGCCGAGCGCGAGCGCCGGGCCAAGGTGATCCACGCCGACGGCGAGTTCCAGGCCTCCAGCAAGCTGAGGGACGCCGCCACGGTGATGGCCACCGAGCCGGTTACCGTGCAGCTGCGCTACCTGCAGACCCTGACCGAGATCGCGGTGGAGAAGAATTCCACCATCATCTTCCCCCTGCCGATAGAGTTCATGAAGTATTTCACCCAGATAATTGACAGGAACGCGAAAAAAGATTAA
- a CDS encoding four helix bundle protein: MYNTKSFTDLIVWQKSYKLCVEVYKISKEFPSQENFGLTSQIRRCSVSIPSNIAEGYARKNRKEYIQFLYTANGSLAELQTQLMLSKDIGYLKEKGFTSLYSLSQEVGRMLWKMIVGLRQKEP, translated from the coding sequence ATGTATAATACTAAAAGCTTTACCGACCTTATCGTTTGGCAAAAGTCATACAAATTATGTGTTGAGGTTTATAAAATATCCAAAGAGTTTCCCAGTCAGGAAAATTTCGGTCTGACCTCCCAGATCAGGAGGTGTTCGGTTTCGATTCCCTCAAATATTGCCGAGGGGTATGCGCGTAAAAACCGCAAGGAATATATCCAATTTCTTTATACGGCAAACGGATCGCTGGCAGAACTACAGACACAATTGATGCTTTCGAAGGATATAGGCTATTTAAAGGAAAAGGGTTTTACAAGTTTATATTCTCTATCGCAGGAAGTCGGAAGAATGCTTTGGAAAATGATCGTTGGTCTGAGACAAAAAGAACCTTAA
- a CDS encoding nodulation protein NfeD produces the protein MKKFACVLILLSIVTGIAQASQVMIIRVEDAISPASARFMVQTIEKAQTEKAECLIIEMDTPGGLDQSMRQVIKAIMASEVPVVVFVAPQGSRAASAGAFITMASQVAAMSPGSSIGAAHPVSVGTGQMDSTMSGKVTNDAAAYIRSIAQKRGRNIAWADSAVRHSVSLSETEALKRKVIDLIADDTEALLDSLEGRQVVMGQDTVVLHTKGAEKVPVEMNWRDRILSIISNPNIAYILFMAGLLGLYFEFSNPGAIFPGVVGAISLILAFFSFQTLPVNYAGMLLIILAIVLFILDVKIASHGILSIGGIVAMFLGSVMLFQTPDPAMRVSLQVIVPVVLVTAAFFIIGVWLSIRTLRTRPFSGDKGLLGREGDARTVVNKDGGSVFVEGTHWNAWSDAEIAQGAKIKVVEVKGMKLKVIKSE, from the coding sequence ATGAAGAAGTTTGCCTGCGTTCTAATTTTGTTGTCCATTGTTACGGGCATTGCCCAGGCCTCCCAGGTGATGATCATCCGGGTGGAGGACGCCATCAGCCCGGCCTCGGCCCGTTTCATGGTGCAAACCATAGAAAAGGCCCAAACCGAAAAGGCGGAATGCCTGATCATAGAGATGGACACCCCCGGAGGGCTGGACCAGTCCATGCGCCAGGTGATCAAGGCCATCATGGCCTCCGAGGTTCCGGTGGTGGTGTTCGTGGCTCCCCAGGGATCACGGGCGGCCTCGGCCGGGGCCTTCATCACGATGGCCTCACAGGTGGCGGCCATGTCGCCGGGCAGCAGCATTGGGGCGGCCCACCCGGTGTCCGTCGGCACCGGGCAGATGGACAGCACCATGTCCGGCAAGGTGACCAACGACGCCGCGGCCTACATCCGCTCCATCGCCCAGAAGCGGGGCCGCAACATCGCCTGGGCCGACTCGGCGGTCCGTCACAGCGTTTCGCTGTCCGAGACGGAGGCCCTCAAGCGAAAGGTCATAGACCTGATCGCCGACGATACCGAAGCGCTGCTGGATTCATTGGAAGGCAGGCAGGTGGTGATGGGCCAGGATACGGTGGTTCTTCACACCAAAGGAGCGGAAAAGGTCCCGGTGGAGATGAACTGGCGGGACAGGATCCTGTCCATCATCTCCAATCCAAATATCGCCTACATTCTGTTCATGGCCGGCCTGCTGGGGCTGTATTTTGAGTTCTCCAACCCCGGGGCCATCTTTCCCGGGGTGGTGGGGGCCATCTCCCTGATACTGGCCTTCTTCTCGTTCCAGACCCTGCCGGTCAATTACGCCGGGATGCTGCTGATAATTCTGGCCATTGTGCTGTTCATCCTGGATGTCAAGATAGCCTCGCACGGAATACTTAGCATAGGAGGTATAGTTGCCATGTTTTTGGGATCGGTGATGCTTTTCCAGACCCCGGACCCGGCCATGAGGGTCTCCCTGCAGGTGATCGTTCCGGTGGTGCTGGTGACGGCGGCCTTCTTCATCATCGGGGTCTGGCTCTCGATTAGAACACTAAGGACCAGGCCGTTCTCCGGTGACAAGGGCCTGCTGGGCCGGGAGGGCGATGCCCGGACGGTTGTCAACAAGGACGGCGGCAGCGTATTTGTGGAAGGAACACACTGGAATGCCTGGTCGGATGCTGAGATCGCGCAGGGGGCAAAGATAAAAGTGGTGGAAGTGAAGGGGATGAAATTGAAGGTCATAAAGAGCGAGTAG
- a CDS encoding AMP nucleosidase, which translates to MKTKLDIAKNWLPRYTGMELNEFGDYILLTNFDDYIQSFAERFNCEIKGLGRPMQAATNTAGLSIVNFGMGSPNIATVMDLLVARHPKGVLFLGKCGGLKKTTELGHFILPIGAIRGEGTSNDYLPHEVPALPSFKLHKFVSDKLKQRKLDYRTGVIYTTNRRVWEWDAEFKRYLRKLTAIGIDMETATLFIVGHANQIARGALLMVSDIPMVPHGIKTEKSDREVTKRFSKLHLEIGIESMTDIGQKGEKIKHFQY; encoded by the coding sequence ATGAAAACAAAACTGGACATTGCCAAGAACTGGCTGCCCCGCTACACCGGCATGGAGCTGAACGAATTCGGCGACTATATACTGCTCACCAATTTCGACGACTACATCCAGAGCTTCGCCGAGCGGTTCAACTGCGAGATCAAGGGACTGGGGCGCCCCATGCAGGCCGCCACCAACACGGCCGGCTTGTCGATAGTGAATTTCGGCATGGGCAGCCCCAACATCGCCACAGTGATGGACCTGCTGGTGGCCCGCCATCCCAAGGGGGTGCTGTTCCTGGGAAAATGCGGCGGGCTTAAAAAGACCACCGAGCTGGGGCATTTCATCCTGCCCATCGGGGCCATCCGGGGCGAGGGGACCAGCAACGATTACCTGCCGCATGAGGTGCCGGCCCTGCCGTCTTTCAAACTGCACAAATTCGTCTCCGACAAGCTCAAACAGCGGAAGCTGGACTACCGCACCGGGGTGATCTACACCACCAACCGCCGGGTGTGGGAATGGGACGCCGAATTCAAGAGGTATTTGCGGAAGCTGACCGCCATCGGCATCGACATGGAGACCGCCACCCTGTTCATCGTGGGCCACGCCAACCAGATCGCCCGGGGCGCCCTGCTGATGGTGTCGGACATTCCCATGGTGCCCCACGGGATCAAGACCGAGAAGAGCGATCGGGAGGTGACCAAAAGATTCAGCAAGCTGCACCTGGAGATCGGGATCGAAAGCATGACCGACATCGGGCAGAAGGGCGAAAAGATCAAGCATTTTCAGTACTAG
- the lpxA gene encoding acyl-ACP--UDP-N-acetylglucosamine O-acyltransferase → MSIKIHPTAIIDPSAKIGSEVEVGPHSIIGPECVIGDNCIIGSSVAIHRWTELGQGCRVWHGASLGGDPQDLKFKGGRTTVKIGQNTVIREYVTINLSTDEGDVTLVGDNCFLMAYCHIAHECTVGNNVILANSATLAGHVTVEDFAIIGGLTPVHQFSRVGCYCMIGGSSAVQKDVLPYTKAFGNPLGMYGLNSVGLARRGFSQEQRDQIEKAYRLIFRSKLNTTQALSRIKESLPMSPEIRHIVEFIESSARGITK, encoded by the coding sequence ATGTCCATTAAAATCCATCCCACTGCAATCATAGACCCGTCGGCCAAGATAGGCAGCGAAGTGGAGGTCGGCCCCCACAGCATCATCGGGCCGGAATGCGTCATCGGCGACAACTGTATCATCGGCTCCTCGGTGGCCATCCACCGCTGGACCGAGCTGGGCCAGGGCTGCCGGGTGTGGCACGGGGCCTCTTTGGGCGGCGACCCCCAGGACCTCAAGTTCAAGGGCGGCCGGACCACGGTAAAGATAGGCCAGAATACCGTGATCCGTGAATATGTCACCATCAATCTCTCCACCGACGAGGGGGATGTCACCCTGGTGGGGGACAACTGTTTCCTGATGGCCTACTGCCACATCGCCCACGAATGCACGGTGGGAAACAATGTCATCCTGGCCAACTCCGCCACCCTGGCCGGCCATGTGACGGTGGAGGATTTCGCCATCATCGGCGGACTGACCCCCGTGCACCAGTTCTCCCGGGTGGGCTGCTACTGCATGATCGGGGGTTCCTCCGCCGTCCAGAAGGACGTGCTGCCCTACACCAAGGCCTTCGGCAATCCCCTGGGCATGTACGGGCTTAACTCGGTCGGCCTGGCCCGCCGCGGCTTCAGCCAGGAGCAACGGGACCAGATAGAGAAAGCCTACCGCCTTATCTTCCGCTCCAAGTTGAACACCACCCAGGCCCTGAGCCGCATCAAAGAAAGCCTGCCGATGTCCCCGGAGATCAGGCACATCGTGGAGTTCATCGAAAGCTCGGCCCGGGGAATAACCAAATAG
- a CDS encoding PF20097 family protein: MKCPYCKAEMVRGYIYGDRYKLKWLPEEKSLLLGLWAIGSIKLGEFAGFGRPKVGANMCQPCRKFIIDM, encoded by the coding sequence ATGAAATGCCCTTATTGCAAGGCAGAAATGGTCAGGGGTTACATATATGGAGACAGATATAAGTTGAAATGGCTGCCGGAAGAAAAAAGTTTGTTGCTTGGGCTTTGGGCCATAGGCAGCATTAAATTGGGCGAATTTGCAGGGTTCGGAAGACCCAAAGTTGGGGCAAATATGTGTCAGCCCTGCCGTAAATTTATTATCGATATGTAA